GAGGCCCAGGTGTCGATGCCGACCGGCCGCACGGGATCGAGCGCGGTTCGCAGGTCCGCCACGGCCCCGGCGATCGCGTGCCAGTCGAGCCGGAACTTCCGGCGCAGGACCGCGGTAAACTCGTTGACGACCTGAACGCTGATCACGCCGCCGGCCAGGATGGCCTGCCGCGCGATCTCGCCCCTGGGATCGCCGGTCTGGGCGTAGATCAGCACGTTCGTATCGAGGAAGGCGGTCACCGG
This window of the Rhodospirillaceae bacterium genome carries:
- a CDS encoding PIN domain-containing protein — its product is MTAFLDTNVLIYAQTGDPRGEIARQAILAGGVISVQVVNEFTAVLRRKFRLDWHAIAGAVADLRTALDPVRPVGIDTWASAVALARQHRFSFHDSLILASALEAGCDTLLTEDIEAGRRIDGLTIVNPFSSA